The genomic region CGCGACGACCTCCCCCGACGCCTGGGCGGCGGAGAGGAACCCGGCGGACAGGGCCGCGGCGATCCCGGCCACGAGCAGGTCGACGAGCACGGCGCGCACGCGGTCCGCGGCGGTCGCCCTGCCGCCGGCGTCGACGTCGGCCTTCCGTCCGGGACGGAGGCCGGGCGCGAGCACGATGCCGCCGGACGCGAGCGTGAGCACGTGGCGGGCGAGCTGCTCGGGATCCGTGTCCTTGAGGAGGAAGCCGGACGCGCCGCGGTGCAGGGCCTCGAGCACCTGGTCGTCGGTGTCGAAGGTGGTGAGCATCGCGACGGCGGGCGGCCGGGGCTCGGCCATGAGCTCGGCGAGGATCGCGAGTCCGTCGGGAGCGGGCATCCGGATGTCGAGGAGCACCACGTCGGGCGCGTGCTCCCGCACGGTCGCGACGGCCGTGTCGCTCGAGACGGCCGCGCGGACGGCGATGCGCGGGCTGGCGCCGAGCACCATCGCGATGCCGGAGCGCACGAGCGCCTCGTCGTCGACCACCACGACGCTCACGACGGGTCCCGCCGAGGGGGGCCGTCGCCCGCGTCCGGTCCGTCGCTCACGCGTGCCGCCTCCCGCCGGTGGATCCGCCGCCGTCGCCGGTCGCGGCGCCGCGGTCCCCCGCGTGGCCGGGGCTGGCGCCCCGTGCCGCGCGCCTGGCGGCCCGGCTCGCCCGTCGGGCAGGCGAGCCAGAGCGTCTCGTAGCGCGGGTAGAACTTGGCCTTGAAGCGCAGCAGCGACGTGAAGCCGTAGGACGGCTCGAGCACGCGGCCGGTCGCCGTGAGCGGGCGCGCCACGACCCGGTCGACCGCGCCGGCGGGCCGCATCGCCCCGACGCCCGCGACCGGCGTGCCGGACAGGCTCAGCGTCTCGAGCCCCTCCTCCTGGAACGCGCGCGCGGCGGTGGCGATCAGGAACTCCATCACGCCGGGCATCGGGTCGGCGCCGCGGCGCATGACGTCGAGCGTGCGGCCCACCACCCGACCGTCGCGGAAGACGGGCAGCCAGCTGGTGACGCCGTGCACGCGGCCCGACGCGTCGACGGCCAGCAGGATCCGCACCTCGGGGTCGTCGAGCTCGCGCAGGCCGTCGAGCGTGAAGCCCTTCTCGGGCAGCGCCTTCGCGTCGGCCCAGTCGCCGCTCAGCGCGTCGACCGCGCGGCGGAGCGGCTCGGGCAGGCCGCGGTACGTGCCCCACAGCGCGTCGACGCCGTCGCGGGCGGCGCGGGTGGTCGCCGTGCGCAGGTCCTGCCGGCGCTTGCCGGAGGTGGAGAAGCCCGCGAGGTCGATCACGGCCTCCTCCGCGACCGGCGTGACGCTCCAGCCGAGCTCGGCGAAGACCGGCAGGTGCCGCGAGTGGATGCTGGAGAAGGCGGGCACGAGGCCGCGGGTCGAGCAGTGCCGGCGAAGGCACGGATCGTCGCGGGCGCGTCGCCAGCGGAGGCGAGCGGATCCGACGCCGTCAGCGCCACTCCGTGCGCGGCGCGGTAGGCGACGCCGCCGCGGGCGGCCTCGTCGCCGGCGTCGCCGGCGAACCAGTGGCTGCTGCCCGACCACGTGCCCATGAAGCCGAGGAATCCGGCGTCCGCGCGCATCAGCTGCACGAGCACCCGGTCGCGCCCGGCCGAGCGCCCGTCGACGACCGCGCGTGCGGCGAACGAGCGCCGCCGCACCACGAGCACGACGAGCGCCGCCGCCGGCATGAGCCACGTCGTCAGCACGAGCAGCAGCGCGGCGATCCCCAGCACGAGCCCGAGACGCCGGCCGCGGAGGAGCAGCGCGACGGCGACGATGAGGACGCACAGCACGGCGACCGTGGGGCCGGGATCGAGGAGCGACCCCATCGCGCCGAGGACGCCGATCGCGTCGCCCGAGACGGCGGCGATCCACCAGCTGAGCGTGACGAAGCCGAGGTCGCCGACGGCGACGCCCGCGGCGAGGAGCAGGGAGGCGACCGCGACGGGCGCCAGCGACCCGAGGGCCGCGACCAGGGCGGTGCGGAGGATCCCGATGCGGCTCTCGGACCAGGCCAGCACCAGCATGGTGACGGCCACGCCGATCGCGGTGGCGGCCGGGTGCGCGAGCTCGCCGAGGCTGGCCATGAGCCCGATCCACGCGCTCCCGGCGGGGACGGCGAGGATCGCGAGCGGGTGGCGGGCGATGGCGCGGCTGACGACGCGGAGCGCACCGCGAGCACCGGGCCGCGCGGCGCCGACGGGGAGCGGTCGGGCGGGGCGGGCGAGCGTCGGGTGCGTCACGTCCCCCGTGTGCGGAGCGCGGGGGCGCCGGGGCATCGGGCGCGGGATCCGATCGGCTGAGCCGGGATCGCTCGTCCGCCCTCATCCCCCGGGAGACGCGAAGAGGCCCCCGGGTGATCCGGGGGCCTCCTGCTCTGCTGGTGCGCGAGGGGGGACTTGAACCCCCACGTCCTCACGGACACACGGACCTGAACCGTGCGCGTCTACCAATTCCGCCACTCGCGCCAACCGGACGACATTATCACGCCCCGGAGCCGATCCCGCGCCGCGCGGGCCCCCGTCCGCGCCTCCCCGAGGGCGATCCGCACCCGCCGCGGGGCCCGTGTCCAGGGCGCCGCCTCGCGAGTTGGCTACGATCTCCCTATTCATCCGCGGAAGGACCGCGCGAGGACGGATCACACGTGGGAATCCTGGACAACTTCGAGAAGGGCCTCGAGCGCGCCGTCAACGGCGCCTTCGTGAAGACCTTCAAGTCCGGCCTGCAGCCCGTGGAGATCGCCGCGCAGCTGCGTCGCGAGCTCGACACCCACGCCGCCGTCGTGGACCGCGACCTCATCCTCGTGCCCAACTCCTTCACCCTCCGGGTCTCCCGGCCCGACGCGGAGCGCATGGCGAGCATCGGCACCGCGCTCACCGACCAGCTGCGCCAGGCGGTCGAGAAGCACGCCTCCTCGCAGGGCTACCAGTTCGCCGGCGTCGTGCAGGTCGGCTTCCGCGAGGACGACTCCATCCCCGAGGGCGTGCTCGAGATCGACAGCCGCACGGCCGAGGGCAGCGTCACGTGGATGCCCGTGGTCGACGTCGCCGGCACCCGCCACCCGCTCCCCGTGGGCCGCACGGTCATCGGCCGCGGCAGCGACGCCGACATCACGGTCGACGACCCGGGCACGTCCCGCCGCCACGTCGAGATCGCGTGGGACGGATCCCGCGCCCAGGTCCGCGACCTCGGCTCCACGAACGGCTCCGAGCTGAACGGCGCGCCCGTCACGAAGGCGCCGCTCCCGCCCGAGTCGGTCGTCCGCATCGGCCGCACCACCATCACCTTCCGCGTCGTGCCGCAGGCCACCGAGGAGCGCGGCGGACGCGATGCCCGGGGCCGGGGCCACGACGACGGGTTCTGGGGAGCGTCGTGACCGAGCTGACCCTCCTCGTCCTCCGCCTCGCGTTCCTCGCGGTGCTGTGGCTGTTCATCTTCGGCATCGTCTACGCGCTGCGCTCCGACCTCTTCGGCCAGCGCGTGCGGAAGCTGCGCGAGGAGACGGGCTCGGCCGGCGGATCCCCGTTCTCGCAGTCCCCGTACGCCGCCTCGGCCGCCGCCCCGCCCCGGTCCCCGCAGCCGGCCGTCCAGCCGCCGCCCATCTCGTCGATGCCGTCCGGCGCCAACTCCGGCGGCGTCCCGTCCCGCGCGAAGGCCACCACCTCCACCGCCCGCCACCTCGTCATCACCTCGGGCGCCAAGGCCGGCACGGAGATCCCGCTGGGCACCGAGCCGCTCACCATCGGCCGCTCGAGCGAGTCGGGCCTCGTGATCCGCGACGACTACACGTCCACCCACCACGCGCGCCTGCTGCTCTGGAACGACGAGTGGATGATCCAGGACCTCGACTCGACCAACGGCACCTTCCTCGACGGCAAGCGCGTGAGCGTGCCGACGCAGGTGCCGCTCGACACGCCGATCCGCATCGGCGCGACCAGCTTCGAGCTCAGGCGGTAGCGGCGTGGCGACAGTGACGCAGGCCGCTGCCGTCTCCCACGTGGGCAAGGTCCGGTCGAACAACCAGGACTCGGGCTACGCGGGGCGGGACCTCTTCGTCGTCGCCGACGGCATGGGCGGGCACGCGGGCGGCGACGTCGCCTCCGCGGTCGCCCTCACGCGGATCATCGAGGCCGACAAGCCCTACGCCTCCGCGCACGACGCCGAGTTCGCGCTGCAGGCCGGCCTCGTCGCCGCCAACCAGCTCCTCGCCGAGACCGTGTTCGAGCACTCCGAGCTCACCGGCATGGGCACGACCGTGAGCGCGCTGGCCCGCGTCGGCCGTCACGTGGCCATCGCCCACATCGGCGACTCGCGCATCTACCTCTTCCGCCGCGGCGAGCTCAGCCAGATCTCCGCCGACCACACCTTCGTCCAGCGCCTCGTCGACAGCGGCCGCATCACGCCGGAGGAGGCGCTCGTCCACCCGCGCCGCTCCGTGCTGATGCGAGTGCTGGGCGACGTCGACGCGGCGCCCGAGGTCGACACGCAGGTGCTCGACACGCACACGGGCGACCGCTGGCTCCTCTGCTCGGACGGCCTCAGCAGCTACGTGTCCGAGGAGCGGATCACCGAGATCCTCGCG from Clavibacter michiganensis subsp. insidiosus harbors:
- a CDS encoding FHA domain-containing protein FhaB/FipA — translated: MTELTLLVLRLAFLAVLWLFIFGIVYALRSDLFGQRVRKLREETGSAGGSPFSQSPYAASAAAPPRSPQPAVQPPPISSMPSGANSGGVPSRAKATTSTARHLVITSGAKAGTEIPLGTEPLTIGRSSESGLVIRDDYTSTHHARLLLWNDEWMIQDLDSTNGTFLDGKRVSVPTQVPLDTPIRIGATSFELRR
- a CDS encoding bifunctional lysylphosphatidylglycerol flippase/synthetase MprF codes for the protein MPAFSSIHSRHLPVFAELGWSVTPVAEEAVIDLAGFSTSGKRRQDLRTATTRAARDGVDALWGTYRGLPEPLRRAVDALSGDWADAKALPEKGFTLDGLRELDDPEVRILLAVDASGRVHGVTSWLPVFRDGRVVGRTLDVMRRGADPMPGVMEFLIATAARAFQEEGLETLSLSGTPVAGVGAMRPAGAVDRVVARPLTATGRVLEPSYGFTSLLRFKAKFYPRYETLWLACPTGEPGRQARGTGRQPRPRGGPRRRDRRRRRIHRREAARVSDGPDAGDGPPRRDPS
- a CDS encoding FhaA domain-containing protein — translated: MGILDNFEKGLERAVNGAFVKTFKSGLQPVEIAAQLRRELDTHAAVVDRDLILVPNSFTLRVSRPDAERMASIGTALTDQLRQAVEKHASSQGYQFAGVVQVGFREDDSIPEGVLEIDSRTAEGSVTWMPVVDVAGTRHPLPVGRTVIGRGSDADITVDDPGTSRRHVEIAWDGSRAQVRDLGSTNGSELNGAPVTKAPLPPESVVRIGRTTITFRVVPQATEERGGRDARGRGHDDGFWGAS
- a CDS encoding DUF2156 domain-containing protein — encoded protein: MTHPTLARPARPLPVGAARPGARGALRVVSRAIARHPLAILAVPAGSAWIGLMASLGELAHPAATAIGVAVTMLVLAWSESRIGILRTALVAALGSLAPVAVASLLLAAGVAVGDLGFVTLSWWIAAVSGDAIGVLGAMGSLLDPGPTVAVLCVLIVAVALLLRGRRLGLVLGIAALLLVLTTWLMPAAALVVLVVRRRSFAARAVVDGRSAGRDRVLVQLMRADAGFLGFMGTWSGSSHWFAGDAGDEAARGGVAYRAAHGVALTASDPLASAGDAPATIRAFAGTARPAASCPPSPASTRGTCRSSPSSAGASRRSRRRP